From one Streptomyces sp. ICC1 genomic stretch:
- a CDS encoding phosphocholine cytidylyltransferase family protein, whose protein sequence is MIGLVLAAGAGRRLRPYTDTLPKALVPVGPEGDEESITVLDLTLGNFAEVGLTEVAVVVGYRKEAVYERREALEAKYGVKITLIDNDKAEEWNNAYSLWCAREVLKQGVILANGDTVHPVSVEKTLLAARGEGRKIILALDTVKHLADEEMKVITDGEKGVRRITKLMDPATATGEYIGVTLIEPEAAEELAEALKTTFERDPDLYYEDGYQQLVNDGFTIDVAPIGDVKWVEIDNHDDLAKGRTIACQY, encoded by the coding sequence ATGATCGGCCTCGTCCTCGCTGCCGGTGCCGGACGCCGCCTGCGTCCCTACACCGACACCCTGCCCAAGGCCCTCGTGCCCGTCGGCCCCGAAGGCGACGAGGAGAGCATCACGGTCCTCGACCTGACGCTCGGCAACTTCGCCGAGGTCGGCCTCACCGAGGTCGCCGTCGTCGTCGGCTACCGCAAGGAAGCCGTGTACGAGCGCCGGGAGGCCCTGGAGGCCAAGTACGGCGTCAAGATCACGCTGATCGACAACGACAAGGCCGAGGAGTGGAACAACGCCTACTCCCTGTGGTGCGCGCGTGAGGTCCTGAAGCAGGGCGTGATCCTCGCCAACGGCGACACCGTCCACCCGGTCTCCGTCGAGAAGACCCTGCTCGCCGCCCGCGGCGAGGGCCGGAAGATCATCCTCGCCCTCGACACGGTCAAGCACCTGGCCGACGAGGAGATGAAGGTCATCACCGACGGTGAGAAGGGCGTCCGGCGGATCACCAAGCTGATGGACCCGGCCACCGCGACCGGCGAGTACATCGGCGTCACCCTCATCGAGCCGGAGGCCGCCGAGGAGCTGGCCGAGGCCCTGAAGACCACCTTCGAGCGCGACCCCGACCTCTACTACGAGGACGGCTACCAGCAGCTCGTCAACGACGGCTTCACGATCGACGTGGCCCCCATCGGCGACGTCAAGTGGGTCGAGATCGACAACCACGACGACCTCGCCAAGGGCCGGACGATCGCATGCCAGTACTGA
- the hpnE gene encoding hydroxysqualene dehydroxylase HpnE gives MTAHHAVVVGGGLAGVTTALELADAGLRVTLLEGRPRLGGLAFSFKRGDLTVDNGQHVYLRCCTAYRWFLDRVGGADLAPLQDRLDVPVLDAAHPGGPRLGRLRRSALPVPLHLAGSLARYPHLSLAERVSVGRAALALRRLDPADPALDGLDFATWLARYGQSPRTIEALWDLVGIATLNATAEQSSLGLAAMVFKTGLLSENGAADIGWARVPLGDLHDTLAREALDAAGVRTALRTRVTGISRTVEGGWRVDTEQESLDADTVVLAVPQREAHGLLPAGALADPDKLLDIATAPILNVHVVYDRKVLKQPFFAALGSPVQWVFDRTDSSGLPDGGQYLALSQSVAHEDIDEPVSVLRAKYLPELERLLPAARGAKVRDFFVTRERTATFAPTPGVGRLRPGARTDTPGLYLAGAWTATGWPATMESAVRSGLSAAHAALGMLGRHREHPLQEAA, from the coding sequence ATGACCGCGCACCACGCCGTGGTCGTCGGCGGCGGCCTCGCCGGCGTCACCACCGCGCTGGAACTCGCCGACGCCGGTCTGCGGGTGACGCTGCTGGAGGGCCGGCCCAGGCTCGGCGGCCTCGCGTTCTCCTTCAAGCGCGGGGACCTGACCGTCGACAACGGCCAGCACGTCTACCTGCGCTGCTGCACCGCCTACCGGTGGTTCCTCGACCGCGTCGGCGGCGCCGATCTGGCGCCCCTCCAGGACCGGCTCGACGTCCCCGTCCTCGACGCCGCCCACCCCGGCGGCCCCCGGCTCGGCAGGCTGCGCCGCAGCGCCCTGCCCGTGCCGCTGCACCTGGCCGGCTCCCTCGCCCGCTACCCCCACCTCTCGCTCGCGGAGCGCGTGAGCGTGGGGCGCGCCGCCCTCGCGCTGCGCCGCCTCGACCCCGCCGACCCGGCGCTCGACGGCCTGGACTTCGCCACCTGGCTCGCCCGCTACGGCCAGAGCCCGCGCACCATCGAGGCGTTGTGGGACCTCGTCGGCATCGCCACCCTCAACGCGACCGCCGAGCAGTCCTCGCTGGGCCTGGCCGCGATGGTCTTCAAGACCGGCCTGCTCTCCGAGAACGGCGCGGCCGACATCGGCTGGGCCCGCGTACCGCTGGGCGACCTGCACGACACGCTCGCCCGCGAGGCCCTGGACGCGGCCGGGGTGCGCACCGCGCTGCGCACCCGGGTCACCGGCATCTCCCGTACGGTGGAAGGCGGTTGGCGGGTCGACACGGAGCAGGAGTCGCTCGACGCCGACACCGTCGTGCTCGCCGTCCCGCAGCGCGAGGCACACGGGCTGCTCCCGGCCGGCGCGCTCGCCGACCCGGACAAGCTCCTCGACATCGCCACCGCTCCGATCCTCAACGTGCACGTCGTCTACGACCGCAAGGTGCTCAAGCAGCCGTTCTTCGCGGCCCTCGGCTCCCCGGTCCAATGGGTCTTCGACCGCACCGACTCCTCCGGGCTGCCCGACGGCGGCCAGTACCTGGCCCTGTCCCAGTCGGTCGCCCACGAGGACATCGACGAGCCCGTCTCGGTCCTGCGCGCCAAGTACCTGCCCGAGCTGGAACGGCTGCTGCCCGCCGCGCGCGGCGCCAAGGTGCGGGACTTCTTCGTCACCCGGGAGCGGACCGCGACCTTCGCCCCCACCCCCGGCGTCGGGCGGCTGCGGCCCGGCGCGCGGACCGACACGCCGGGGCTCTACCTCGCCGGTGCGTGGACCGCGACGGGTTGGCCCGCGACCATGGAGAGCGCCGTCCGCAGCGGACTGAGCGCGGCTCATGCCGCGCTCGGCATGCTGGGCCGCCACCGCGAACATCCCTTGCAGGAGGCGGCATGA
- a CDS encoding polyprenyl synthetase family protein, giving the protein MERGRTLSTPALRSAVDRLAAPMDTVAAYHFGWIDAQGNPADGDGGKAVRPALALLSAEAAGAAAEVGIPGAVAVELVHNFSLLHDDLMDGDEQRRHRDTVWKVHGPALAILVGDALFALANEVLLELGTVEAGRAAMRLTTASRKLIDGQAQDISYEHRESVSVAECLEMEGNKTGALLACAVSIGAVLGGADDRTADKLEEYGYHLGLAFQAVDDLLGIWGDPESTGKQTWSDLRQRKKSLPVVAALAAGGPACEELAELLAADAKSNDFENFSEEEFAARAALIEAAGGRQWTADEARRQHAVAIKALDDVDMDRRVRDQLVALADFVVVRKR; this is encoded by the coding sequence CTGGAGCGCGGCCGTACGCTCTCGACGCCCGCGCTCCGCTCCGCCGTGGACCGGCTCGCCGCGCCCATGGACACCGTCGCCGCCTACCACTTCGGCTGGATCGACGCCCAGGGCAACCCGGCGGACGGCGACGGCGGCAAAGCCGTGCGCCCCGCCCTCGCCCTGCTCTCCGCCGAGGCCGCGGGCGCCGCGGCCGAGGTCGGGATCCCGGGCGCGGTCGCCGTGGAGCTCGTCCACAACTTCTCGCTGCTGCACGACGACCTGATGGACGGGGACGAGCAGCGCCGCCACCGCGACACGGTGTGGAAGGTCCACGGACCGGCCCTCGCGATCCTGGTCGGCGACGCGCTGTTCGCCCTGGCCAACGAGGTCCTGCTGGAACTCGGCACCGTCGAGGCCGGCCGCGCCGCCATGCGCCTGACCACCGCGAGCCGCAAGCTCATCGACGGCCAGGCGCAGGACATCTCCTACGAGCACCGCGAGAGCGTCAGCGTCGCGGAGTGCCTGGAGATGGAGGGCAACAAGACCGGCGCCCTGCTCGCCTGCGCGGTCTCCATCGGCGCCGTGCTCGGCGGCGCGGACGACCGTACGGCCGACAAGCTGGAGGAGTACGGCTACCACCTCGGCCTCGCCTTCCAGGCCGTCGACGATCTCCTCGGCATCTGGGGAGACCCGGAGTCCACGGGCAAGCAGACCTGGAGCGACCTGCGCCAGCGCAAGAAGTCGCTGCCCGTCGTCGCCGCCCTCGCGGCCGGCGGACCGGCCTGCGAGGAGCTCGCGGAACTGCTCGCCGCCGATGCCAAGAGCAACGACTTCGAGAACTTCTCCGAGGAGGAGTTCGCGGCCCGCGCCGCGCTCATCGAGGCGGCCGGCGGCCGGCAGTGGACCGCCGACGAGGCACGGCGCCAGCACGCGGTGGCGATCAAGGCCCTCGACGACGTGGACATGGACCGGCGCGTGCGCGACCAGCTCGTGGCGCTCGCCGACTTCGTCGTCGTGCGCAAGAGGTGA
- a CDS encoding iron-containing alcohol dehydrogenase family protein has protein sequence MPVLTRLIPSPVVVDISRGAMDDLAGLLADQRVSTSGKLAIAISGGSGAVLRAKLEPVLPHADWYPVVDGTIDSAVKLADDIKGRRYDAVVGLGGGKIIDVAKYAAARVGLPMVAVATNLSHDGICSPVSILDNDNGRGSYGVPMPIAMVVDLDVIKEAPARFVRAGIGDAISNISAIADWELSHRLNGEPVDGLAAAMARTAGESVLRHPGGVGDDEFLTVLSEALVLSGIAMSISGDTRPSSGACHEISHAFDLLYPGRSALHGEQVGLGAAFAMHLRGAAEKSGLFVQVLRGHGLPVLPEEIGFSVDEFVAAVEYAPQTRPGRFTILEHLNLSAAEIRDAYADYAKTIRS, from the coding sequence ATGCCAGTACTGACGAGGCTCATCCCCTCGCCCGTCGTCGTCGACATCAGCCGCGGCGCGATGGACGACCTGGCCGGCCTCCTCGCCGACCAGCGCGTCTCCACGTCCGGCAAGCTCGCGATCGCGATCAGCGGCGGCTCCGGCGCGGTGCTGCGCGCCAAGCTGGAGCCCGTGCTGCCGCACGCCGACTGGTACCCCGTCGTCGACGGGACCATCGACTCCGCGGTCAAGCTCGCCGACGACATAAAGGGTCGCCGCTACGACGCCGTCGTGGGCCTGGGCGGCGGCAAGATCATCGACGTGGCGAAGTACGCCGCGGCGCGGGTCGGCCTGCCCATGGTGGCCGTCGCCACGAACCTCTCCCACGACGGCATCTGCTCGCCGGTGTCCATCCTGGACAACGACAACGGCAGGGGCTCCTACGGAGTCCCCATGCCGATCGCGATGGTCGTGGACCTCGACGTCATCAAGGAGGCCCCGGCGCGGTTCGTCCGAGCCGGCATCGGCGACGCGATCTCCAACATCTCGGCCATCGCCGACTGGGAGCTCTCGCACCGCCTCAACGGCGAGCCCGTCGACGGCCTGGCCGCCGCCATGGCCCGTACCGCCGGTGAGTCCGTGCTGCGCCACCCCGGCGGCGTCGGCGACGACGAGTTCCTCACCGTGCTCTCCGAAGCGCTCGTCCTCTCCGGCATCGCCATGTCGATCAGCGGGGACACCCGCCCCTCGTCCGGCGCCTGCCACGAGATCAGCCACGCCTTCGACCTGCTCTACCCCGGGCGCTCCGCGCTCCACGGCGAGCAGGTCGGCCTCGGCGCCGCCTTCGCCATGCACCTGCGCGGCGCCGCCGAGAAGTCCGGGCTCTTCGTCCAGGTGCTGCGCGGCCACGGCCTGCCCGTCCTCCCCGAGGAGATCGGCTTCAGCGTCGACGAGTTCGTCGCGGCCGTCGAGTACGCCCCCCAGACCCGTCCGGGACGCTTCACGATCCTGGAGCACCTCAACTTGTCCGCAGCCGAGATCAGGGACGCTTACGCCGACTATGCCAAGACCATCCGTAGCTGA
- the hpnC gene encoding squalene synthase HpnC, which yields MTPGHGISPRPHTVPGTTGTSGVHGTSEALSAATGATLDKARTENFPVAPAFLPRAWREGLMAVYGYARLVDDIGDGDLAPGGRDAVLLGLDPAAADDRPAMLDAFEADLHRVFGTGGPPRHPLMLALQPVVRDHGLTPEPFLGLIEANRQDQRVARYETYGDLVAYCELSANPVGRLVLQLTGTATPERIRRSDAVCTALQIAEHLQDVAEDLGRDRIYLPGEDMRRFHVAEADLKAPSAGASVRSLIAFETERARDLLNEGTPLVGSVDGRLRLLLAGFVGGGRAALRAVTAAGFDVLPGPPKPTKSGLLREVAAVLRTAPRKG from the coding sequence GTGACCCCGGGGCACGGCATCAGCCCCCGGCCGCACACGGTCCCCGGCACCACCGGCACCTCCGGCGTTCACGGCACCTCCGAGGCCCTTTCCGCCGCCACCGGTGCGACCCTCGACAAGGCCCGCACCGAGAACTTCCCCGTCGCCCCCGCCTTCCTGCCCCGCGCCTGGCGCGAGGGCCTGATGGCGGTCTACGGGTATGCCCGCCTGGTCGACGACATCGGCGACGGAGACCTCGCCCCGGGCGGCCGCGACGCCGTCCTCCTCGGCCTCGACCCCGCCGCCGCGGACGACCGGCCCGCCATGCTCGACGCCTTCGAGGCCGACCTGCACCGGGTCTTCGGGACCGGCGGCCCGCCCCGCCACCCCCTCATGCTGGCCCTGCAGCCCGTCGTACGCGATCACGGGCTCACCCCCGAGCCGTTCCTCGGGCTCATCGAGGCCAACCGCCAGGACCAGCGGGTCGCGCGCTACGAGACGTACGGCGACCTCGTCGCCTACTGCGAGCTCTCCGCCAACCCGGTGGGCCGCCTCGTGCTCCAGCTCACCGGCACCGCCACCCCCGAGCGGATCCGCCGCTCCGACGCCGTCTGCACCGCCCTGCAGATCGCCGAACACCTCCAGGACGTCGCCGAGGACCTCGGCCGCGACCGGATCTACCTCCCGGGCGAGGACATGCGCCGCTTCCACGTGGCCGAGGCCGACCTGAAGGCCCCGTCCGCCGGCGCCTCCGTACGCTCGCTGATCGCCTTCGAAACCGAACGGGCGCGGGACCTCCTGAACGAGGGCACACCGCTCGTGGGCAGCGTCGACGGAAGGCTCCGACTGCTGCTCGCGGGCTTCGTGGGAGGGGGCAGGGCCGCCCTGCGAGCCGTCACCGCCGCCGGCTTCGACGTCCTGCCCGGTCCGCCCAAGCCCACCAAGAGCGGCCTGCTCCGCGAGGTGGCCGCCGTCCTGCGCACAGCGCCGAGAAAGGGGTGA
- a CDS encoding CDP-alcohol phosphatidyltransferase family protein, with the protein MPRPSVAELRPVVHPAGVKDRVSGEHWGGRLYMREISLRITRLLVTTKVTPNQLTYVMTIAGVLAAPALLVPGVWGAVLGVVAVQMYLLLDCVDGEVARWKKQFSLSGVYLDRVGAYLCDAAVLVGFGLRASDLWGSGRIDWLWAFLGTLAALGAILIKAETDLVGVARHQAGKPVVQDAAATPRSSGMALARRAAAALKFHRLVLGIEASLLILVLAVVDQIRGDLYFTRLGVAVLAGIALLQTVLHLVSVLASSRLK; encoded by the coding sequence ATGCCAAGACCATCCGTAGCTGAACTCCGGCCCGTCGTTCACCCGGCGGGCGTCAAGGACCGGGTCAGCGGCGAGCACTGGGGCGGGCGCCTCTACATGCGCGAGATCTCCCTGCGCATCACCCGCCTCCTGGTCACCACCAAGGTCACGCCCAACCAGCTGACCTACGTGATGACCATCGCCGGCGTGCTCGCGGCCCCGGCCCTGCTGGTGCCGGGCGTCTGGGGCGCCGTCCTCGGCGTGGTCGCGGTCCAGATGTACCTGCTGCTCGACTGCGTCGACGGCGAGGTCGCCCGCTGGAAGAAGCAGTTCTCGCTGTCCGGGGTCTACCTGGACCGGGTCGGCGCCTACCTGTGCGACGCGGCGGTGCTGGTCGGCTTCGGCCTGCGCGCCTCGGACCTGTGGGGCAGCGGGCGCATCGACTGGCTGTGGGCCTTCCTGGGCACCCTCGCGGCGCTCGGCGCGATCCTGATCAAGGCCGAGACTGACCTGGTCGGCGTCGCCCGCCACCAGGCCGGAAAGCCCGTGGTCCAGGACGCGGCGGCCACGCCGCGCTCGTCCGGCATGGCGCTCGCCCGCCGGGCCGCGGCCGCGCTCAAGTTCCACCGCCTGGTCCTCGGCATCGAGGCCTCCCTGCTCATCCTGGTGCTGGCCGTCGTGGACCAGATCCGCGGCGACCTGTACTTCACCCGCCTCGGCGTCGCGGTCCTGGCCGGCATCGCGCTGCTGCAGACCGTGCTGCACCTGGTGTCGGTCCTCGCCTCCAGCAGGCTCAAGTGA
- the hpnD gene encoding presqualene diphosphate synthase HpnD — MSAPISAAYSYCEAVTGAQARNFAYGIRLLPLDKRQAMSALYAFSRRVDDIGDGTLPPEVKLARLEETRALLGRIRAEGIDEDDTDPVAVALAHAARRFPIPLEGLDELIDGVLMDVRGETYETWDDLKVYCRCVAGAIGRLSLGVFGTAPAGSRDAALAGEYADTLGLALQLTNILRDVREDAGNGRTYLPAEDLAKFGCSEGFHSDRMPAGSDFAGLVHHEVRRARALFVEGYKLLPMLDRRSGACVAAMAGIYRRLLDRIEREPEAVLRGRVSLPTHEKAYVAVRGLSGLDARTISRQSNRRRL; from the coding sequence ATGTCCGCACCGATTTCGGCCGCCTACAGCTACTGCGAGGCGGTCACCGGCGCGCAGGCGCGCAACTTCGCCTACGGCATCCGGCTGCTCCCGCTCGACAAGCGGCAGGCGATGTCCGCGCTGTACGCCTTCTCCCGGCGGGTCGACGACATCGGCGACGGCACACTGCCGCCCGAGGTCAAGCTGGCCCGGCTGGAGGAGACCCGCGCCCTGCTCGGCCGGATCCGCGCCGAGGGGATCGACGAGGACGACACCGACCCGGTCGCGGTCGCCCTCGCGCACGCCGCCCGCCGCTTCCCGATCCCGCTCGAAGGGCTCGACGAGCTCATCGACGGCGTCCTGATGGACGTGCGCGGCGAGACGTACGAGACCTGGGACGACCTCAAGGTCTACTGCCGCTGCGTCGCCGGCGCCATCGGCCGGCTCTCGCTCGGCGTGTTCGGCACGGCCCCGGCCGGCAGCCGCGACGCGGCACTGGCCGGCGAGTACGCCGACACCCTCGGCCTCGCGCTGCAACTCACCAACATCCTGCGCGACGTCCGGGAGGACGCGGGCAACGGACGCACCTACCTGCCCGCCGAGGACCTGGCCAAATTCGGCTGCTCCGAGGGCTTCCACAGTGACCGGATGCCCGCCGGCTCCGACTTCGCCGGCCTGGTCCACCACGAAGTGCGGCGCGCCCGCGCCCTGTTCGTCGAGGGCTACAAGCTGCTGCCCATGCTCGACCGGCGCAGCGGCGCCTGCGTCGCCGCCATGGCCGGCATCTACCGGCGCCTCCTGGACCGCATCGAGCGCGAGCCCGAGGCCGTGCTCCGCGGCCGGGTCTCGCTGCCGACGCACGAGAAGGCGTACGTGGCCGTCCGCGGACTCTCCGGCCTCGACGCGCGGACCATCTCGCGCCAGAGCAACCGGAGGCGGCTCTGA
- a CDS encoding ABC transporter ATP-binding protein, with protein sequence MAENNRGHVPTVIADDVHIVYRVNTGSSGRGSATAALSKIVRRGKGDAPGVRRVHAVRGVSFTAYRGEAIGVIGSNGSGKSTLLRAIAGLLPCEAGKVYTDGQPSLLGVNAALMNDLTGERNVVLGGLAMGMTREQIKERYAGIVDFSGINEKGDFISLPMRTYSSGMAARLRFSIAAAKDHDVLMIDEALATGDRKFQVRSEERIRELRKSAGTVFLVSHNNKSIRDTCDRVLWLERGELLMDGPTEEVVSAYEKATS encoded by the coding sequence GTGGCTGAGAACAACCGGGGGCACGTCCCCACCGTCATCGCCGACGACGTGCACATCGTCTACCGGGTCAACACCGGCAGCTCCGGCAGGGGCAGTGCCACCGCGGCGCTGAGCAAGATAGTCCGCCGGGGCAAGGGCGACGCGCCGGGCGTGCGCCGGGTCCACGCCGTGCGCGGGGTCTCCTTCACGGCGTACCGCGGCGAGGCCATCGGCGTCATCGGATCCAACGGCTCCGGCAAGTCGACGCTGCTGCGCGCCATCGCGGGCCTGCTGCCCTGCGAGGCGGGCAAGGTCTACACGGACGGCCAGCCCTCGCTGCTGGGTGTCAACGCGGCGCTGATGAACGACCTCACCGGTGAGCGCAACGTGGTCCTCGGCGGTCTCGCGATGGGCATGACCCGCGAGCAGATCAAGGAGCGCTACGCGGGCATCGTCGATTTCTCGGGCATCAACGAGAAGGGGGACTTCATCTCCCTGCCGATGCGCACGTACTCCTCCGGCATGGCCGCGCGACTGCGCTTCTCCATCGCCGCGGCCAAGGACCACGACGTGCTGATGATTGACGAGGCGCTGGCCACCGGTGACCGGAAGTTCCAGGTGCGTTCCGAGGAGCGCATCCGCGAACTGCGCAAGAGCGCGGGCACGGTGTTCCTGGTGAGCCACAACAACAAGTCCATCCGCGACACCTGTGACCGGGTGCTGTGGCTGGAACGGGGAGAACTCCTGATGGACGGCCCCACGGAGGAAGTCGTCTCGGCATACGAGAAGGCGACCAGCTGA
- a CDS encoding ABC transporter permease, with amino-acid sequence MSDTTQDGALATSKPPSEDAGLSPAELAGKYGLSVSGARPGLAEYVRQLWDRRHFIVAFSRAKLMAQYSQAKLGQIWQVATPLLNALVYYLIFGLILDAGKGIEKEDYIPFLVIGVFVFTFTQSSLMAGVRAIPGNIGLVRALHFPRASLPISFSLQQLQQLMFSMIVVFVVAVGFGNYPQLSWLLVIPALVLQFAFNTGLALIFGRMGSKTPDLAQLMPFVTRTWMYASGVMFSISEMLKGKPAWIADVLQWNPAAIYMDLVRFALIDGYGRENLPPHVWAFAIGWAVLIGLGGFVYFWKAEERYGRG; translated from the coding sequence GTGAGTGACACAACCCAGGACGGCGCCCTCGCCACGAGCAAGCCGCCGTCCGAAGACGCGGGCCTGAGCCCCGCGGAGCTGGCCGGGAAGTACGGGCTGTCCGTCAGCGGCGCCCGGCCGGGTCTGGCCGAATACGTGCGGCAGCTGTGGGACCGCCGCCACTTCATCGTGGCGTTCTCCCGGGCCAAGCTGATGGCCCAGTACAGCCAGGCGAAGCTCGGCCAGATCTGGCAGGTGGCGACCCCACTGCTGAACGCCCTGGTCTATTACTTGATCTTCGGTCTGATCCTGGACGCCGGCAAGGGCATCGAGAAGGAGGACTACATCCCCTTCTTGGTGATCGGGGTCTTCGTCTTCACCTTCACGCAGAGCTCGCTGATGGCCGGCGTCAGAGCGATCCCGGGCAACATCGGCCTGGTCCGCGCCCTGCACTTCCCGCGCGCCTCGCTGCCGATCTCGTTCTCGCTGCAGCAGCTCCAGCAGCTGATGTTCTCGATGATCGTCGTGTTCGTCGTCGCGGTCGGCTTCGGCAACTACCCCCAGCTGTCCTGGCTGCTGGTCATCCCGGCGCTGGTGCTCCAGTTCGCCTTCAACACCGGCCTCGCGCTGATCTTCGGCCGGATGGGCTCCAAGACCCCCGACCTCGCGCAGCTCATGCCGTTCGTCACGCGCACGTGGATGTACGCCTCCGGCGTCATGTTCTCGATCAGCGAGATGCTCAAGGGCAAGCCCGCGTGGATCGCGGACGTGCTCCAGTGGAACCCGGCCGCGATCTACATGGACCTGGTCCGCTTCGCGCTGATCGACGGGTACGGCCGCGAGAACCTGCCGCCGCACGTCTGGGCCTTCGCCATCGGCTGGGCCGTCCTGATCGGCCTCGGCGGTTTCGTGTACTTCTGGAAGGCTGAGGAGCGTTACGGCCGTGGCTGA
- a CDS encoding glycosyltransferase, whose protein sequence is MTAPMRLGAVIITMGNRPDELKALLDSVAQQDGAPVETVVVGQGVRLTGLPEDVRTVELPENLGIPGGRNVGIEAFRSGDGAGFEVDGLLFLDDDGLLERTDTAELCRQAFSEDPELGIVSFRIADPETGETQRRHVPRLRASDPMRSSRVTTFLGGANAVRTKVFEQVGDLPGEFFYAHEETDLAWRALDAGWLIDYRADMVLLHPTTAPSRHAVYHRMVARNRVWLARRNLPAPLVPVYVGVWLLLTLLRRPSPPALKAWFAGFKEGWTTSCGPRRPMKWRTVWRLTRLGRPPVI, encoded by the coding sequence GTGACGGCCCCGATGCGGCTGGGCGCCGTCATCATCACGATGGGCAACCGCCCCGACGAGCTCAAGGCGCTCCTGGACTCGGTGGCCCAGCAGGACGGCGCCCCCGTCGAGACGGTCGTCGTCGGCCAGGGCGTGCGCCTGACCGGGCTTCCCGAGGACGTGCGCACCGTCGAGCTGCCCGAGAACCTCGGCATCCCGGGCGGCCGCAACGTCGGCATCGAGGCCTTCCGCTCCGGCGACGGCGCGGGCTTCGAGGTGGACGGCCTGCTCTTCCTCGACGACGACGGGCTGCTGGAGCGCACCGACACCGCCGAGCTGTGCCGACAGGCCTTCTCCGAGGACCCGGAGCTCGGCATCGTCAGCTTCCGGATCGCCGATCCCGAGACCGGCGAGACCCAGCGCCGCCACGTGCCCCGGCTGCGTGCCTCCGACCCGATGCGCTCCTCGCGCGTGACCACCTTCCTGGGCGGCGCCAACGCCGTCCGTACGAAGGTGTTCGAGCAGGTCGGAGACCTGCCGGGGGAGTTCTTCTACGCCCACGAGGAGACGGATCTGGCCTGGCGGGCGCTCGACGCGGGGTGGCTGATCGACTACCGCGCGGACATGGTGCTGCTGCACCCCACCACGGCCCCCTCCCGGCACGCGGTCTACCACCGTATGGTGGCTCGAAACCGGGTGTGGCTCGCCCGCCGCAACCTGCCCGCCCCGTTGGTCCCGGTCTACGTGGGCGTCTGGCTCCTGCTGACGCTCCTGCGCAGGCCCTCCCCGCCGGCGCTCAAGGCCTGGTTCGCCGGGTTCAAGGAGGGATGGACCACCTCCTGCGGTCCCCGGCGCCCCATGAAATGGCGCACGGTCTGGCGGCTGACCCGGCTGGGTCGACCGCCTGTCATCTGA